From the genome of Argentina anserina chromosome 4, drPotAnse1.1, whole genome shotgun sequence, one region includes:
- the LOC126791262 gene encoding heat stress transcription factor A-6b-like has product MNPQGQVKAAPLPVPMERLSEQGPPPFLYKTYEIVDDSTTNHIVSWSKANNSFVVWDPQAFAISLLPKYFKHSNFSSFVRQLNTYGFKKVDTDKWEFAHEVFLRGQKHLLKNIRRRRASHNNVHYASQRALESCIEVGSFGSLDGELDQLRRDKEVLMGELVKLRQQQQTTTVHLHGMENRLKRTEMKQHQMMSFLARAMHNPNFLQQLAQNKDRKKQIEEAIRKKRRHSIEGSYSVEVGELCQGGEDAFVKVESQHYGDINELDVSGLDTFAMDMQGTDENQNVCDKQEYIEKEEEYEGRGKDLSEVFWEEFLIDSVDEEVEVLGAKGEDEEDVTVLIEQLGCLVSKPK; this is encoded by the exons ATGAATCCCCAAGGCCAAGTAAAGGCTGCACCTTTACCTGTCCCAATGGAGAGACTTAGTGAGCAAGGCCCTCCTCCATTTCTCTACAAAACCTATGAGATTGTGGATGACTCAACCACCAATCACATAGTGTCTTGGAGCAAAGCAAACAACAGCTTTGTTGTATGGGATCCCCAGGCCTTTGCCATCAGTCTTCTCCCCAAGTACTTCAAGCACAGCAATTTCTCCAGCTTTGTCAGGCAGCTCAACACCTAT GGATTTAAAAAGGTTGATACAGATAAATGGGAGTTTGCTCATGAAGTGTTCCTCAGAGGGCAAAAGCATCTTTTGAAGAATATTAGGAGGAGGAGGGCATCTCATAATAATGTTCATTATGCTTCACAGCGAGCTTTGGAGTCTTGCATTGAGGTTGGGAGTTTCGGATCGTTAGATGGAGAGCTTGATCAGTTGAGGCGTGATAAGGAGGTATTGATGGGGGAATTGGTGAAGCTTAGACAACAACAGCAGACTACTACAGTTCACCTCCATGGAATGGAAAATAGGCTCAAGAGAACTGAGATGAAACAACACCAAATGATGAGTTTCTTGGCAAGAGCAATGCATAATCCCAACTTTCTACAACAACTGGCACAGAATAAGGacagaaaaaaacaaattgaggAAGCAAttaggaagaagaggaggcaCTCTATTGAAGGGTCTTATAGTGTTGAGGTGGGTGAATTATGCCAAGGAGGAGAAGATGCTTTTGTTAAAGTTGAATCCCAACATTATGGTGACATAAATGAACTTGATGTTTCAGGGTTGGACACATTTGCTATGGACATGCAAGGAACAGATGAAAACCAAAACGTCTGTGATAAGCAAGAGTAtatagagaaagaagaagaatatgaaGGGCGAGGCAAAGATCTGTCTGAGGTATTTTGGGAAGAATTTTTAATTGACAGCGTTGATGAAGAAGTTGAAGTACTGGGTGCTAAAGGAGAGGACGAGGAAGATGTTACTGTGTTGATTGAGCAGCTTGGTTGCTTGGTATCCAAGCCCAAGTAa